The genomic window TATAGCAGAATTTTTGAAGGTCTTGTTATTAAAAATTCCATCTTTTGCTTGAAAGGGAGGAAGTTAAAAACACAATCGACAGATCATATGACTGTGTGTCCACTGTCATCCTATGAAATTAACTGATTCCATAAATTCATAGATTTACAGATTAACAGTGCCTGATAAGGTAATGGTCCATAGCAGCTTGTGTTTGTACTTACATAACATTTCCTTGTGAAAAATTTCAAAATCagtacatatttacacataactcttttaaattaaaaacagaaaggtAGTCATCACAATTGTTTACATAATTATTTTTGTGAACAGTTGTACTGCAGAGTCTGACTGGAAACATCATGGACAGTCTTAGTGAGAATATACGAgggacttaaatacacacatgtataataTGCAAACTATACTATAAGCTAGCCTTATTCTCTACGTGATTTTTCTGAATAACATTTTGCCTTACCTTAAACGGCAGATtattctaaaagaaaaaaacagaattcaatTCCTATAGGCCAAAAGATCGCAACAATCCAATCTCTTGATGGCCCAGAGTGGTACTGAGTTGACACCTGTAATTGCTCTTCGTTTAAGTCTCAGAGGGTGTGGGTGGAACAGCACTACAGGGAAAACAGGTCCCTGCAGCTAAGCAACCATCTTTCCTACTGAAACCTACACTATCATGTGATGCCTGCATGTTCAAGCAAGGATGGAATTTTGGAGTTTGAGCCATGAAACATTAGATTTTATTTCAATGCTAAACCAAAAATGTGTCAATGTACATATTTTTGTATGAGAAGATCTCACTGTGGTCAGGCAACATGTCATCATGATGAATCATGGATGGCGGAACTGAATTTCCGCTGATGAATATAAGCAATCCTCAAAACGTTTATTATGCTTAGTTTTTGaattaaaacacataaaaataaatacataaagtacaaaaaaaaaaaaagatcgttAAGGATGTCATTTTACAATATGATTTTATCACATTAAATTGTATGACAAAATGAGGTACTTGAAATTAATATGGAAATTTTACATCAAAGACACCAGGTATATGCAATTCCCTCACCACAAACAATCATATCTGTGTTGATTGCTGAAAAGTAATCAGAAATCAGAAAACTGGAAATGGTTTGTGCAGCACAACATAAAGCAATATTTGGTTCCTTGCTGTGGCTTGTCTTAACAAATGCAAAGTCATGTTTGTACTGCACAATGTGTATATGCCATGCTGCTTGTTCGAataataaatcatttcaaaattgaaaccaTATTGTACCTTGTGGGCTCCTCTGAGTCCTAAGCAGAGTACTCTTCTAACTGTAATTGGTAcactgtgaatgtgtatcaCAACAATAATTGACACAGATCACATGAAAAATTTCTCTTGTGATAAAGTATCTTAATAGGGTTTCCGCACACTGGCAGAACAGCTTCAATGGTACACGTTTACGGAGTGTCTGCAACTGTATTGGAGGGATGTAAAACCACTCTTCCACGGAAAGTCCATCATTTGGTACTCCTGAGTCTCGGACAAGTGTTCAACTGAATGGAAATCTATTGACACAGTTGACCACTGAGGGCCCTGTCATCCTAGGAGAGACTGCTCTCATTGGGAAAGATCTTCTTCACCATAAGATGGTGATCTCAGAGTTACTTTGGATTAATTGGCCATGCACTACACCCCATAACAGAGCCGCCAGAACTCCTCACTACAGGAAACAACTACTCAAACCAAtatctttcttttgtcttgtcCCAGTAAAGAACGCAAGACTGAGTCAGTCCAGCAGAGCGGTTTTAGGACCCTGACTCACACCAAACCAGATCTGTCATGGTATTTCgctgtgaaaaagaaagcaagtgGACTTACTGCTCTAGAACAGTGGAACGAGGTGCAGCTCTTCATAAGATGCTAAGACAAAATGGACGGAttcaaaaaacaatgaaacGTCCCTCAAAATTCAGTTCTGTCATATCTTTCTGACCTCTTAACTACTTACTTCACATTATTTGTGTATCCCAGTTGTAGGttttaaaaaacagatgcaGTAAAGCGCTAAAACCACACATCGTCCTTGGAGTGGTCCTCAGCACTAGCTTTTGTGTACTGAGATGTGTTGATTTAAACCTATTTACTATATCCGTTCGTGAGTCTCTTTGGAGAAAAGCACCTACAGAACGACTAATTGTAAATGTAAGCTTCAGATCACTGGTCTCTCCAGCCATGCCATACAGCCATGTGCACGCACCCACTTGCAGAGAGCAGGGTGAAGAATGACTGCCCGTTTGACCTTTTTCCTCCCAAGTATTAAGCAAATCACTGTCGGTGGATTTCACCAACATGCTTTTTTAGTGTGTTACATGGATGCAGCAACTGAACCTCAGGTCACATCTCTGCAAAGTTCTCATTCGGAGAGCTCTTGATATATCTGCCTGTATGCACCCTAGACGTGTATTTGCGATCAGCTGattcagagctgtgtgtctgttttgcaCTGCACTTTTAACCAATGCACAGACATCACAGTTGACGGTTTAACCACACATTTCCCTCGATAATCAAGCCTTTCCCCCAAACCTCTATGCAAACATGGCTTCTTCCTCATTTCTGGAAAAATCAGTAAACCCAGCAGTCTTTACTACAAAAACTCTTGCTAAACTTGCACCAACATTTAAACCTCTTTCAAAGTCACCTCTTTCAAAGTCTTCCACCAGCCACggtcaaaaaaaaattaaaggacGACTTTCCCTCGCCAGTATTTTAAGAGAAGATCCTCACAATGAGATGATATTTACTTAATTAAACTAGAAACCATACCTGTGTTGAAACACCTACTTACTATTTAGGCCTAACTTTTTATCCCTAATTTATTCAAGCACCGCCTTTATTTTGACACTTACCAGTATAATATCAAACTACACGACAGAAATACATATGACACTATCATAATTATCGTTATCAGCAGGAAATATTGAGATATCAATAAATACATTCGTCGGGTGTTACTCAGGATCTGTTGGTGTAAACTTGTAGAGCTGGCCTATGTAGAGCAAGTTTAGCAAAGTTATTGCAGCATTGCAACACTTATTTACATTTCAGCTCAGCTCAAATTATCTTATTTATatgaaatacattcattttgattaaaaagttATGAATCAAAAACTCATCATCAAGCATGTCCAGACTTTTGACTGGTTCTGCACAATTACAAATCAATTTTGCATGTAGTTGATAAATAAAtttgagctgtctgtctgttaaagGGTGTTTTCTAAAGTGTCAGGGACAgctacagagaagaaaaaaactcatcTCAATGCAGGCAGCTAACCAGACCCTCAAGACGTCCTGTGACCCTGAGAAAGCAGATCAGCAGCAGGAAAAGACACAAGAGGAAGAACATGAAAGTCTACCACTGACAGAAAATCCTAAGACATTCGAGCAGAGGAGATGGGCCTTCAGGGAAAGAGGGGAGACAGGGTCCAAAGACCAAAGCCCAGAGCAGAACTGCATCCTATAGGTGctcttttaaaactgaatggTCACAAAAATGGCCATTCATAGCAAAGGGGACACTAAGTACACATTACTGGTGCTCCGTATGTGGGGTAGAGAATGCTTGCAAAATCAGTCACTAGCGCTCACAGCAGAGAAACTGTGAACCTGTTTCTGTTGAACTTCCTGGTTGTGGGTTTTAGGGTTTTTGGACAGTCAAtctcaaaaaagaaatgtgaactgAACTTCCCATGTTGTCAGTATATTTAAGAAAATACTGTTCAGTTGTCAAATGTCTTGACCCCCCCCGTCCCGGAACATATCACTCGAAGCTGAACTCAAAAGTTGGCAGCCCTTTCTCGCTGTTCTTGTAGGCACAAGACATGTCATGCGATGACCCCATGTGTGcagaaaaatcatttgtttaatttacgGATCATGGTATGAACCAAGAAGACGTTCGACTGCATTAATTTATTTGAAGTAACTTAACTGATTACATGATAAACGTCACAAGGAAATTGGGAGACCATTCCCTTAACCATACCACGAGTAGGAATGCAGTAGAGATTTCAGCTGGTCATCTCAAACAATGCCTTGGCTGCCCAACCAGGTAACGTATTGATTTTCCATGTGAAGCAGTTTGAAAATCTAAAGGTCAAAAATATTCGAATGTAGGCTAACTCACAGAACGCCTCTATAAGTTTATAAAGCCTAAAGTATAACTTTAAATTTCCCAATACTGCCCATAGAAAACAAAGATATGTTAGACCGTACACgagtctgaaatgtgaaataagaCCAGTACatcagaataaaacagaatagaCAGAGCCCCCTAAAATGCAATCTTGTGCTACATTTCCTTCGGCAAAACCGTTAACTGTTTTACAAAAACCCGTTAGGACAGTTCGTAATCCAAAACACTTGCTAGTACGGCGATGCTATCTTAGGTTAACATGAATGTTGGGCACTGTTTAAAAAGGAACATTAAGAAGTTAACTTACCAGTGGTGCTAGTATAGTATAGTGCCAGTATACTGGTTAAGTAACGAAGCGGCCGAGAACAGTGGTCTGAAATCGTGCGTAAAGCGTCGGGATTGAACACTGATGGCAAAACAGCAACTAACAATAACGTAACGGAAACTTTATTATACCTACGCGATAAAATGTCTAGCTAATAACTGATTATCGAAACAAGCATCTTGATTCACAAAGTGGGAGGTGCCCGTCGACTGTTTTTCGTGATTGATTTGTCATCGTCAAAGCTGCTTCAAATGTCCACAGTAAAGCGTCAGACTGGTGAATGCATGCAGGATATATACATCTCATATTTTCTATGCAATGCCTATGCTGGGTGGTCCGTTAGTATGTGCCATATCACTGAAAGGTACTAAGCGTACCCTCCcttctttgactgttttttatGCAACGCATGCGCAGGCGTCTGTGCCTACTGAAATGGTCTTTTATTCTTCTAGATGATAATCAGCAGAAATATTGTTACAACTTAACTCCTGAGAAATAACTGTCGTCCTTGATGTCTGATGacgttctcttttctcttttggtcCCTAACATGCAAACATTATCCAAAGTTCACCCAACGTTATACGTGACATCTTAAGGTTCACAACTCACTCAGCTTTACACAGAAGTTACCGACATAACCACCACCAATTAGAGCTTCGGGAAAAATATGACACTAGAcaagatttattattattagtagtagtagtagtagtgctAATAGTagtattgctgttgttgttgtttcaaaCAGTGACACTGCTGTGTCAACCAACAATATGTGAATGGAAAAGGAAGCAGCTGTGACACCTCATTCTACTCTAAGTCAGCCTGTTTTCAGATACTTCTTATAGAAAATATAGATCATTGCAAATCACCCAAGGTCAGCAGAACTATCCAATAAATCATATTGTGacataacatttatatttacggGATCTTCCTGTTTCTGTAATGATGTTGCATAAGAGCCCCTCCAGTTATCCTGTGTAGCCTATGTTACTGGCTTTAAGAATTTACAGGTGACAAACATGCCCACAGGAACACATTTGCTTTGTCTGTATGAGCTGTCTGCTTGTGTTCCTCAGACTGCCTGTCAATCAACAATGTACCAAGATTAGAGGAGAAACTGTTTTGTGCAGTATTGCTGAGTCAGGTGTGTATGCCTGTAagattgggggaaaaaatccagaaaaaaaactctggGCATCTGGTGTACACATTAAAAGAGGCCTCTGACTAGTAATTTTTCCACAAGGAGCAGTTTATGGGTACTTTGACAACAATGTAAAACCATTTTAGTGTATTTAAAAAGTCTGTGACCATGCCATGGTATACGGGGCCACtggaaatgaatatttcatgagggtagaaaatatacacacacacacacatttttcagtttgaaacTAATCTCTAAGACAATACTTCAACAACACTTTTTTAGAGATTAGTTCCATTGAAAAAGAATCAACAAACATGACagacttaaaaataaaagagggaaCAGCTGTTTCTCTGGCTCAGCTGATAAAGTATTTGTTCAAATACAACCTCCACATCCTCCAAGACTGGTTTTCAGTGTGCTCAGGTCACACGACGGATGCAGTGACATCCAACGTGTCTTCCAAGTGAACACTGCGGCAGGTTTCACAATGGGGACAAGTGAACTGCAGCTGTGTGCAGAGATGCACTTGTCAAAAGGCTAAAGatcatttatttccattttatgCACTTCGCCCTTAAGTCTGACTTCGTtgacaaaagagcaaaaattctgaaatgattttcaaTACAAAATAATGTGAACGTGAGGCAAACGTCAGAATGGCAGGGAGTGAGAGCTACACCAACTCTAAAGATATTACTGTAGTAACTAAAAACACTCTGTTCTTTAGCTGTTAGAGTACATGGATGTCTGTgcaatccaaaaagaaaaaaaaagcgaaaacaGTCCCAATAGAGTCCATTGTGAAGTGCCTTTTAGAAAGAGCTTAGCTTCAAATGCCCATTAATCTCGTTTAATCCCTTTTGGAGATTGTATCATTAAATATGGATTCAGGGGAATACACTTTTTGCGACTGGTCAATTTGAGTTATCAGTAGCATACTGTTTTGGAGTTCTCTTCAGTACTTTTGCGGATAAATGGACTCTATTTCATTCTCAAATGCAAGTTACACTGCATGGCCGTTCCTGTATTGCTGGCTTCAGAATCTCTGAAGCAGCGTAAAGAGACGTTGTGTGGTCGTGCAGGAGGGATAACGTTCATTCAGTGCTTCACTTAAAAAGCGTGAGGGACAAACACAGAATCTCGggattgtatttttcatttctttaatggTAGCCATTCTTACTCATGCTTGTAAATTAGTGATGAAAGCAGCCGGTGTGTCAACGTTGTTGATGACGTAAGAGGCGCATTTGCCAAGAACATTTACTCATACCTTTCGACCGGATCAGTCCGTCCTTTGAGGTGTCTCATTCTAGAGTATAGCAGGTCCAATTTGAGCTTAAATTCTGCAGTAAAGTCTCTCTACAATGAATCATCTGACACACGGCGAAAATTAAAATACAGCCGAAGAAAGTCATTTAAAGTGCAGATCGTATTCCTTCTCCATGTCCAAAATGACTTTAGCCGATAAACACGGCCGGTTCCGTTACAGGATAATCAACAAGTCCACAAAATCGACGACTGTACATCATAATTGGTGCTCAGCCAAtgtacattttgaattttgtgtgcgtgcgtgtgggtgtgagtgtgggggATGTGTGGTCATGTCAGTGAACATTCTTAGTCAAAATGTCCTGTACCTCGTTCCTTCACTGCAATTTTACATCCACCCTGGTCCTACTTGATTTCGCTATGACCTTTAATCTACAATGAAAACTTTAAATCCACGTATGCCACCTTGTGGTGTCTATAATTATTACACACTAATTATTTCCAGTCTTTTTTCAAACTTCTGACGGAACTATAAGTGTAGTTTTTACCGGTTAATCAGGGATCTTTGACAAACTTATGGGAGGTATGAAGGTGAAAAATTAAGGAATCACTGTGTTTCCAATAGCAACACTCTTAAAACATACTTGTGCTCCACAACAACATGCACCAAATACAGCgaacaaagaacaaataaatacaagcaTCATTTATTTCAAAGTTGTCTATTATTTAATTCTTTACaaggtcagtttttttgttgttgttgttttttttgagtgtcCATCTTTTCTGACTATTCAATTGAATCGTTCACCCTCAGTGACAGCTTAACTACCTGACTCTTGTGTCTGATTGGTCAGCTCTTAAGTGCAGTCCTGATCTGTTCTGTGCTTTCCCCTTGACCACTTAAGCTGGTCCTTGAGTCAGAGATATCAATGTCCTTTTCATTCTTGGACATGTCCTTCAAGTCTGTTTGGAGAAATTGAAATGTCAGGTATCAGGGAAGGGCATTGAGTTGAATTTATAGCCACTAAGACATTTGTAAATGTCTGTATCAAAGAGTTAGcctctgacagtgacagttATACAGAGAAACTCTTTGACTGAACCATCCTCATGCAAACAGTTACACATGCAGCTGAGCTTATTGGAAAGATTCACCAGCATTCACAGGTTTAGACTGTGGATGCACTCCACTTGCTTCAGTGGTTTAAACATATTGACGTAAGTCACCTCAGCTAGACACCGTAGCTACACAAATAGactataaaacataaaaaataagcCTTTTGTACTGGAGCTGTTAAGCCAGTCATGGTACTGTCTGTCTAAGTGACACTCTTATGTAATGTAAGGTTATAACATTAGATTATACAGAAAAACAGTTAATTAATAAACTGTGGATAAAACtatccacacaaatacatcacaaCTGCTGTGAACTGAAATGGTGctcctcaaaaagaaaaagaaaaaaagtttaaaaaaaaaaaaaaaggatgtgcAAGTAACCGACTTACAAAGCCTTTTTCTGCATCTCCTCACACTAAGCCTTTTCACGTTAGGGCACTATGATTACGAAAATTAAAAATTGCCAAAATTTTTCTTTACATCCATACGAAGAGCTAATGTagggcagtttagtgtgttcttctttatttaaaatgctTATGTTTTGTGTAAAGGACTCATTTCAGATAGCGCAAATGCAAGTCAAAGCCTATTTTCAGATCCATTCTGACGATGGCTGAAGGGTAGCATTTTGATTTGGATAAACTCTACTCACATGTGAGGACCGTGGTGTAAACTTTGGAGTAGCCGCCATCTGGGTTCCTGCTCAGGTCAATGGCATAGAGAAAGCGCAATTCATAAGGCAGGTCCCGATAGGACACCTTGAGGGTGGTGGGAATGATTCTCTGGGACATGGGGCCTTGAGACAGGGCCTGCTGCATCTGATAGAGGCACCAGTCGTCCTGCAGGAAGTGTGATGACACCAGCAGAACCCAACAGTGGCTGTTGCGCACAGCATTGCAGAGTTCAGTGCACCTGGCTCCTCCCACAGGACAGTCCCTTGCTGGGAGGTAACAACGGAGACCTTGGTTGGGAGCCTCTAAGTAAAACGCCAAACTTTCTGCTACTTTGTAGTCCTCACTGTTGTGACAAATGCACACATCATAGCTGAGGCTATGGCGGAAGGCGGAGCTAAGAGCAGAGGGAAGTGGCTTTGCTAAGAAGGCAGTGGAGGATGAGGTGAATTGGGAGGTGGAATTAAGGGAGGTTTGTGAAGAACAACAGGTGGAGGATGAGGTATGGGAGGAGTGGCCAATGGGGGCTTTGGAGGAGTCTGTGGATTCACAGGAGCTAGAGGAGTTTGAGGGGACAACGGAGCATCCAGAATGAGAACAGGCATTGGAGGAGAGGCCTGGGGACTCTGAACATCCAGCAGAGGAACAGAGTGCATCAGAGGGTCTGGAAGAATTCAGACCTGAGAGTAACCTTTGTGTACTATCCGATGAGCTCAGCGTGGATGACTCACTCTTTGGTTTCGTAAAAAGCTGACGAAACCATCCTGAAGGGGAACAGAAATTCTGTAAGACACACTGTTTGAGCATCAACCATGGTTACATAACATATTTAAATTGATGAGCTTTGGCAAGGATTCAAACCTAGATCTAATTTACCTATGCGAAATATACAAAGTGATCAAATACTCACATGGAAAACCCATCATGAATCACCATTTGTAAGTTTCAAAAACAAAGTGAGCAGACATGAACATACCATTATTGCTAGTGTTACTATCAGTAAAAACTGAGCTCTTATATTTCTTTAATAACCCATCCTGTGATGTAATATCATTAGCAAATGCAATTCTCTGGAAAGAAGAGTACATGTAGCCACAGCTGTGGTCTGCAGAACCTCATGATTTTGAAATCATCTGAGATTAAAGCACTTCCTTAAGAGGTTTTCCTTTTAACATTCGGATTAGTGATGACAGTTGCCAAGTAGCCAAGAACATGCAAGTATTCCATAAACCCTTAAGCAAACTAATATAACCTACGCTGAAATATCACAGTACCACACAGGTAATTGAGAGTGAAAATAAAGGCATTGTAAGAAACACGTGAACTCACTATGCATGCTGTCGTCATGGTTTCTTTCTGTATCTCGTCACCCTTGCCtagaaaaatcaaaatcagtCCCAAATGACAAGGGCCAAAAAACTTATTTCACTAAATTATCTTAAAATATATCCATGCCAGCAATGccaaaaatgtatttcactACATATCTTAAAATATAACCATCTCAGCAAAAGTCTGTGTCTGAAGTAGTCCAGACTCAATAACGATTTCCCTCACACCGTCAAAGTATTTTATAAAGGTGCAAAACATAATGAACATTAAATTACATCCccataaatcacacacagttcatacaCTGGAAAAGCTGCAGCCAGAAACTaagaaaaatataataataaaaaagtaagATTAGGAGAACGATGACTTACCAGTGGTAGCGTGAACACAAGGTTGTGAGACTGTAAGAggaacttcaaaacaaacaggaagtaTTAGGCCGGTCAGTATTTATGGTAGACTAGTGAAGTGAAGCACACCCTGCAAATCTTATCTCTTCATCTTACTTTTATCCATATGTTTGTGGTGTGCCACATCAGAGCGCAGCAAGTGCTATTGAGTATCCTGCAGTGATGAGGTCTGTAATTtacaatagatagatagatagatagtgtggCCAACCTTACTTTGACATTCATGACAAAGAGGATCTAGCATGTTTTTCTAACTGATAAATACCAGTTTAGATTAGTTAGTGAATATATGGCATCATAATGTCAAAGAAACATGCAGAGCTGTGATTAACTGCCTTCcaaatgttaatatttaaaacGAAAGTGATTAGTTGTGTAATAGTTAATGGAATTAAATgcacataaaaataataaacacgcatgcatgcacgcgcacacacacacacaagctgtccTCAAGGTCTGCTCAATTCGGTTCAACACAATTCAGTTGCATTGCTTCTGCTGCTAACATATTTGCCATATGACACAAATAGGTGTCACTGTTTCTGATGATACTAATTGTCAGTAATGTAAACCTCAATAACTTTATCAAATCATAATATTctacaaatatatataatatacatgCAAATTGCTCCAAAAGTCGACA from Chanos chanos chromosome 2, fChaCha1.1, whole genome shotgun sequence includes these protein-coding regions:
- the tirap gene encoding toll/interleukin-1 receptor domain-containing adapter protein; this translates as MTFSSPIMSHVMTAMPGYLLNGQSLNSCESTDSSKAPIGHSSHTSSSTCCSSQTSLNSTSQFTSSSTAFLAKPLPSALSSAFRHSLSYDVCICHNSEDYKVAESLAFYLEAPNQGLRCYLPARDCPVGGARCTELCNAVRNSHCWVLLVSSHFLQDDWCLYQMQQALSQGPMSQRIIPTTLKVSYRDLPYELRFLYAIDLSRNPDGGYSKVYTTVLTCE